CCACTCGCACGACACCGGGTCAGTCGGCTGTCGGCTCGTCGGCCCCGCCGGAGCCTGTCGCCCACGACACCGCGGCCTGTGCGGAATCGGACGACTCCGGGCCCGACCGGATCACCGGGACCCTGCGTGACCAGGCGGGCCCGCTGCCCGGCGTCACGGTGCGTGCCGATGCCGCCGGAACCGATCCGGTGGACACGGTGACCGATGACCGGGGCAGGTTCGTCCTCCCGCTCGGACCGCCCGCGGCGACCGAGCCCGTCGACCACCGTCTGATCATCCCGCAGTCGTCGATCGAGCCTGCCTGGCCGGGCCCGCAGCCGTACCGGGCCGAGGTGATCTGGATTCCCCTTGTCCTGGCCTTCACCTGGGCCTGGCTCGGCTTCGCCGTCTCGCTGTTCCGGACACGGCTGAACGCGATCCCTCCGGATCTGGTGCGGATCGCGAAGGCGGAGGGACTGCGCCCCGCACAGCGTTTGACACGACTGATCGTGCCGCTGCTGAGGCCGGTGATCACCGTCGTCCTGTTGACACTGGTGGTCGCCGCGGTGCGTCTGTTCGACCTGGTGCTGGTCATGGTCCCGGGCCCGCTTCAGCCGGACGTCGAGGTCGGTGCACTGCTCTGGTGGCGATCGCCGGAGGCGACGCCGGGGGAGCGGGCGGCGATGGCCACCCTGTTGTTCGGCATGGTCGCCGTGGTCGCGCTCGCCGCGGTGTGGGGGGTGCGGCGGGCGCGTGGTGTGACCAGCGTGATCCTTCCGATGCCTGCTCCCGCCGAGCGGGTGCCGCTGATCGGTCCGCCGATGCGGCAGCGGACCCTGCTGCGCCGGTCGGTCGCGGTCCTGCTCGGCCTGTTGGGACTGATCTGGCTGACTCCGTTGATCGTGCTCGTCGGGACCGCCTTGCGGGCACCCGCCGACGCCGCCGCGGCGGGATTCTGGGCGGGCGGCGTCCAGGGTCTGGGAGCCGACTCGTTCCGCGGTGCGCTGGACAACGGACTGGTCGGCGCGCTCGGCTCGAGTCTGTTCATGGCGGGGACCACCGCGCTGCTGGTTGCGGTGATCGCGGGCTCGGTGGGGCACGCTCTTGCCTGGAGCGGAGTGGGGCCACGCCTGGTCAGCGCCGCCGTGATCGTGCTTGCGCTGCTCGCCGTGGCGCCCGTGCAGCTGTACGCCGCGCCGATGTCGGAGTGGCTCGCCGCCACCAACCTGACCGGGACCTCGCTCAACCTCGCCTTGATCCTCGCGCACACGGCGGCCGGACTGCCGTTCGCGATCCTGCTGATGCGCGGGGCCTTCCTCACGACGTCCTCGGCACCTGATCGACGGGCGGCCGCGGCGGACGGCAGGCGGACCGGCGGGTTAGGACTCGTCCGACGACACTGGGACGCCGTCGTGGCCGTGGCGGTCCTCGAGTTCGTCCTGGTCTGGAACGATCTGGTGCTGGGGCTGCTGCTGGGCGGATCGCCCGCCTCGCCGCTGACGCTGCTGCTGTGGGGCGAGACCCGCTGGTTCCACACCTCGGCGGGTCCGATCGCGGCGGCGGCGGTGTTCTCGCTCATCGTGCCGTTGGTCGTGCTCGCGGCGGGTTGGCGGACGGCCGTCCGAGGGCTGACGGGGGTGCGGCGCCGTGGCGGGCGGTGATGCGCCCGGCGGCGGCGAGATTCGCGGCGCCGACGGCCTTGGCGACGGCGGTCCTCCCAGCAGCGGTCTTCCCGACGGTCCTCGCGGCAACGACGAGGTGCGGGAACGGATCGTCAAGATCCTGGCATGGCTGCCCCTGGGACTCCTCTCGGCCGCGATCGCCGAGGTCGTCCTCGCTCGACCAGACAGTCGGATCTCGCTGACGATCATCGTCGCCGCGTGTGCCTGCACGGCCGCCCTCGTGTGGATCGGCGTCGCTGCGCTGCGCTCGTGGCGGCGTCGCAGACCCGCCGATGTGGCGCCCACCGAGGCGGCAGGTGGTTCCGCACACGCGGGCCGCCCGGGTCGGGTCCTCCCCGGCCGTCGAGGAGGAGGGGACGGCCGAGGCACCGATGCCGCGGCGATCCGCTTCTATGCCCGGCGGGCCGAGTTCCACGCCGCCGACCTGGTCGTCCCCGGCAGCAGACGCGGGGCCGAGGAGTGGTTCGCCGCGGAGGCGGATCGAATGATCGAGCTGCTGAGCAGAGGTGGTGCGCGAGCGGCCGAACGGCGCCGGCTCGCGGTGATCGCGGGGGCGGTGGAGTCCTGGCTGGTCCGGCAGCGGCGGACCGCCGACCTGAGGAGACTCGCGGACGCGATGGAGGAGGGCTGCGAACGAGCCGTTCGACGGCGGGGCGGCGGTCTCGACGGATGGTCGAGACGGACGGCTCGTCGGGCGGCCGGGCGGCCGGACGCCGAGCTGCGCGGCCTCGCGAGGATCACCCGGGCCGCCGCGCTGCGACTCGACGGGTACGGCGAGCGAGCCGAGGAGGAACTCGGCGCGATCAGCATGACGGACTCGGGGTCGCTCTCCGGGCGAGAGAACAACGCCTGGGCCGTACTGCGCCTCCGTGAGGCGGAGCACGGCAGGGTCGACGGGAAGCTGTCGGCCCATCAGGAGGATGACGCCCTACAGGAGGCGGAGAGCTGCCTCCGCGACGCCGTCGAGCGCCTGCCCGCCTCCGACCTGCACGCCTGGATCGGCGTCCGGATCAACCTGGGTGTGCTGTGCCTGCGTCTCGGCGAGCCGCAGCACGCCCGTCACCATTTCACCGAGGCGGAATGGCTGGCCAGACAGCTCGAGGACCATTCGGCGGAGGCCCACGCGGTGGAGCTCGGCGGAGTCGCCGAGTGGCGGCTCGGCGACCGGGCCTACGCCTGCCGCCGCTGGCGCGCGGCCCGGGATCTCTTCGAGGGGATCGGCGAGGACGCCGGTCTGGCTCGCTGCCTCCTGCATGGGGGCACGGCGCTGCTCGTCCAGCCGGACCTCGGCGCCGAGCTGTCCGACGAACCGGGCCCGTGGACCGAGACGCGCGCGGCGGCTCTCGCGCTCGAGCACATCGACCGCAGCATCGGACTGCGGCACGCCGAGCCGGCGGGATCGCCCGGACTTCTGCTCGCTCATCGGCACCGTGACCAGGCAGAACGCCTTCTTCGTGCTGGCCGTGGGCCGGGGTCCGCCGCAGCGGACGCCACCCCGGTTTGACCCTCTGCCCGGCGGGCACGTAATCTGAGCGCCGGTCGCCCGTCCGGGCTGACCCAGCAGTGCGAGGTCACACAGAAATCCGCTTTGTTCTTCTGTGTTCGCACGCCGTCCATCATCGTCGAGTAGCAGGAGACTTCCGTCCTGATGTACGCGATCGTCAAGACCGGCGGCAAGCAGTACAAGGTGGCTGTCGGCGACGTCGTCGAGGTCGAGAAGCTTGAGGGCGAGCCGGGCACCGAGGTCAACTTCCCGGCGCTGCTCGTCGTCGATGGCAACGACATCACGCACGACGCGACCGCTCTGGAGAAGTTCTCGGTGACCGGCAAGGTCGTCGAGCAGTCCAAGGGCCCCAAGATCCGCATCCACAAGTTCAAGAACAAGACCGGCTACCACAAGCGGCAGGGTCACCGGCAGAAGCTGACCCGCGTCGAGGTCACCGGCATCTCCGACAAGTGAGGACCTGAGCAGCCATGGCACACAAGAAGGGCGCATCCAGCTCCCGGAACGGCCGCGACTCCAACGCCCAGCGGCTCGGTGTGAAGCGCTTCGGCGGTCAGGTCGTCAGCGCGGGTGAGATCCTGGTGCGCCAGCGGGGCACCAAGTTCCACCCCGGTGTGAACGTCGGCCGAGGCAACGACGACACGCTGTTCGCACTGTCCGCCGGGTCGGTGGAGTTCGGCAGCAAGCGTGGTCGTAAGACCGTCAACATCGTCCCGGCGCAGGGCTGAGTCCCGCCGCAGACGACGTCAACGACCCCGGGCGAGGGGCGGGCCAGGAGTTCCGGCCCGCCCCTCGCCCTGTGTCGTCTCGGCCCGGTGAATCCCTGGGCCGAAAGACTCAGGGAAGGAGTACCGCCGTGTCTCGTTTCGTCGACCGCGTGGTGATCCATGTGGCCGCGGGCAACGGCGGCAACGGCTGTGCCTCCGTGCACCGCGAGAAGTTCAAGCCGCTGGGCGGCCCGGACGGCGGTAACGGCGGGCGCGGCGGTGACGTCGTCCTCGTCGTCGATTCCAACGTGCACACGCTGTTGGACTTCCACTACCGGCCTAACGCCCACGCCACCAACGGTCGTCAAGGCCAGGGCAGCAATCGGGACGGCGCGACCGGTGTCGACCTGGAGCTGCGCGTGCCCGACGGCACGGTCGTCACCGACACCGACGGCAACGTGCTGGCCGATCTCACCGGTGACGGGACCCGTCTCGTCGCGGCGCAGGGCGGCCGGGGCGGGCTGGGCAACGCCGCGCTGGCGTCCAAGGCTCGCAGGGCTCCGGGTTTCGCGCTGTTGGGCGAGCCCGGCGAGGAACGCGATCTCGTTCTCGAGCTCAAGTCGGTGGCCGACGTCGGTCTGCTCGGCTTCCCCTCGGCGGGCAAGTCCTCCCTGATCGCCGTGCTCTCCGCCGCCCGTCCCAAGATCGCGGACTATCCGTTCACGACCCTGGTGCCGAACCTGGGGGTGATCACGGCGGGCGAGACCGTGTTCACCATGGCCGACGTGCCGGGGCTCATCCCGGGAGCCAGCCAGGGCAAGGGGCTCGGGCTCGACTTCCTTCGGCACATCGAGCGGTGTGCGGTGCTGGTCCACG
This genomic stretch from Actinoalloteichus hoggarensis harbors:
- a CDS encoding ABC transporter permease subunit — protein: MGDVEFETAGRDITGPRLHGVAARPQRAHFLSATGLRVVANTVAVLLFLLLVASILTTVWRSVRMDWPSGGVGMSHYVAVLADPAMRAALLRSGLWAVAAVGVALLGLIVAALGRFVGGASRLLTLPLLIPLAASMLVTGAAFRLLIDPDPDRGVISALAVAGYEAFADRAPAEGARPDERAPEESRLYDQGDLVTTFNYRAGCHVDLRVLTTRTTPGQSAVGSSAPPEPVAHDTAACAESDDSGPDRITGTLRDQAGPLPGVTVRADAAGTDPVDTVTDDRGRFVLPLGPPAATEPVDHRLIIPQSSIEPAWPGPQPYRAEVIWIPLVLAFTWAWLGFAVSLFRTRLNAIPPDLVRIAKAEGLRPAQRLTRLIVPLLRPVITVVLLTLVVAAVRLFDLVLVMVPGPLQPDVEVGALLWWRSPEATPGERAAMATLLFGMVAVVALAAVWGVRRARGVTSVILPMPAPAERVPLIGPPMRQRTLLRRSVAVLLGLLGLIWLTPLIVLVGTALRAPADAAAAGFWAGGVQGLGADSFRGALDNGLVGALGSSLFMAGTTALLVAVIAGSVGHALAWSGVGPRLVSAAVIVLALLAVAPVQLYAAPMSEWLAATNLTGTSLNLALILAHTAAGLPFAILLMRGAFLTTSSAPDRRAAAADGRRTGGLGLVRRHWDAVVAVAVLEFVLVWNDLVLGLLLGGSPASPLTLLLWGETRWFHTSAGPIAAAAVFSLIVPLVVLAAGWRTAVRGLTGVRRRGGR
- the rplU gene encoding 50S ribosomal protein L21 translates to MYAIVKTGGKQYKVAVGDVVEVEKLEGEPGTEVNFPALLVVDGNDITHDATALEKFSVTGKVVEQSKGPKIRIHKFKNKTGYHKRQGHRQKLTRVEVTGISDK
- the rpmA gene encoding 50S ribosomal protein L27; the encoded protein is MAHKKGASSSRNGRDSNAQRLGVKRFGGQVVSAGEILVRQRGTKFHPGVNVGRGNDDTLFALSAGSVEFGSKRGRKTVNIVPAQG
- the obgE gene encoding GTPase ObgE gives rise to the protein MSRFVDRVVIHVAAGNGGNGCASVHREKFKPLGGPDGGNGGRGGDVVLVVDSNVHTLLDFHYRPNAHATNGRQGQGSNRDGATGVDLELRVPDGTVVTDTDGNVLADLTGDGTRLVAAQGGRGGLGNAALASKARRAPGFALLGEPGEERDLVLELKSVADVGLLGFPSAGKSSLIAVLSAARPKIADYPFTTLVPNLGVITAGETVFTMADVPGLIPGASQGKGLGLDFLRHIERCAVLVHVLDCATEEPGRDPVSDLEALEEELARYTPSLGGNLADRPRIVVLNKIDVFEARELADMVRPDLEERGLRVFPVSTATREGLRELTFALGTIVAEYRAAQPVPEATRLVLRPTAVDDSGFTVTPNPAEPGAFVVRGDRPERWVLQTDFNNDEAVGYLADRLARLGVEDKLAALGAEPGASVTIGGLTFDWEPSTPAGVTTAMTGRGTDRRLERNDRVPAKERKAASRLRRGIDVEDTTG